A single Tissierellales bacterium DNA region contains:
- a CDS encoding S41 family peptidase translates to MKKLITGALVTLMVLTGSMQSLAAAGEFENFEYVSDLKVLKDLLNENHGNLYEHISEKELNEAFENAYNAVDEDMTYPEFYEELAKIVSKIKDGHTSLSAAEWFKSQVNENGMYLPLTIKKIEGKYVSDFVYDAIPLGAEIVSINGDDIEDIVSRLKTSTANETDDDAGLSQHLVEFLFPQLYTIYYGEAEENTVVYNDLDGNEQSVVLTSEDASLNELVTYKYSNYMTGKYGTSMQSIDAEFIEEKRVGILRIYTFSPADSEYFTSCVDHFFREMKTRGYENLIFDVRGNLGGDSEIMDHILSYVIDEPMKSVDRIELYKLPTLSGLNMVSSEQDYSYLTGMVESVMNDERPFDEQRADGAYRKADGTFVFEEEPIEPAKQNSFSGKIFAIADGGSFSCGTIFPQMIKKLENGTLVGLTPGGNYYDTTAGIMLDWTLPNTKTSITIPLVQLITESEKIEGISENSGVEPDIKVEQTLEDFLNKEDTQLNSILESL, encoded by the coding sequence ATGAAAAAATTGATAACAGGGGCGTTAGTTACACTTATGGTATTAACAGGATCAATGCAATCATTAGCTGCAGCGGGGGAATTTGAGAACTTTGAATACGTATCAGATTTAAAAGTTTTAAAGGATTTATTGAATGAAAATCATGGAAATTTGTATGAACACATATCAGAAAAAGAATTAAATGAGGCATTTGAAAATGCATACAATGCAGTAGATGAAGATATGACTTATCCAGAATTTTATGAGGAATTAGCAAAAATAGTATCTAAAATAAAAGATGGACATACTTCGTTAAGTGCAGCAGAGTGGTTTAAAAGTCAAGTAAATGAAAATGGAATGTATTTGCCACTAACAATAAAAAAAATTGAAGGTAAATACGTATCAGATTTTGTTTATGATGCTATTCCGCTTGGAGCAGAAATTGTAAGTATAAATGGAGATGATATAGAAGATATCGTATCTAGATTGAAAACATCAACAGCAAACGAAACAGACGATGATGCAGGTCTTTCACAACATCTCGTAGAATTTTTATTCCCTCAATTGTACACTATTTATTATGGTGAAGCAGAAGAAAATACTGTTGTATATAATGATTTAGATGGAAATGAGCAATCAGTAGTATTGACTAGCGAGGATGCTAGCTTAAATGAGCTTGTAACTTACAAATATTCTAATTATATGACAGGCAAATATGGTACATCAATGCAGTCAATAGATGCAGAATTTATAGAAGAAAAAAGAGTTGGAATTCTTAGAATCTATACTTTTTCACCAGCAGATTCGGAATATTTTACAAGCTGTGTGGATCACTTTTTTAGAGAGATGAAAACTAGAGGTTACGAAAATTTGATATTTGATGTTAGAGGAAATCTTGGTGGTGATTCCGAGATTATGGATCATATATTGTCATATGTAATCGATGAACCTATGAAAAGCGTAGATAGAATAGAACTTTATAAATTACCAACATTAAGTGGATTAAATATGGTATCAAGTGAACAAGATTATTCATATTTAACAGGGATGGTTGAGTCAGTTATGAATGATGAAAGACCATTTGATGAGCAAAGAGCAGATGGTGCATATAGAAAAGCAGATGGAACATTTGTATTTGAAGAAGAACCAATTGAACCTGCAAAGCAAAATAGTTTTTCAGGTAAAATTTTTGCTATTGCTGATGGCGGATCGTTTTCTTGTGGAACTATTTTCCCACAAATGATTAAAAAGCTTGAAAATGGAACATTGGTAGGTCTTACACCTGGAGGAAATTATTATGATACAACAGCTGGTATAATGTTAGATTGGACTTTACCTAATACTAAAACTTCAATAACAATTCCACTTGTGCAGCTTATAACTGAAAGTGAAAAGATTGAAGGCATATCTGAAAATTCAGGAGTAGAACCAGATATAAAAGTGGAACAAACATTAGAGGATTTTCTAAATAAAGAAGATACTCAGTTAAATAGTATTTTAGAGTCACTATAG
- a CDS encoding MOSC domain-containing protein, with the protein MAKVIAIHKSEKRGTIKNSVSKATILKEWGVEGDAHGGDWDRQISIFPIEALGKVPEHMKAEVEAGGYTENITIEGLDLEEFCVGSKIKINDAEFEVHHIGKEVFKEHDRHYIVSREGRFGKVLKSGTISIGDSVSIIK; encoded by the coding sequence ATGGCTAAAGTCATTGCAATACACAAAAGTGAAAAACGAGGCACCATAAAAAACAGCGTTTCAAAAGCTACAATATTAAAAGAATGGGGTGTTGAAGGTGATGCTCATGGTGGCGATTGGGATCGTCAAATAAGCATATTTCCAATAGAAGCTCTTGGAAAAGTACCCGAACATATGAAAGCTGAAGTTGAAGCTGGAGGATACACTGAAAATATAACCATAGAAGGTCTAGACTTAGAAGAATTCTGCGTCGGTTCTAAAATCAAGATAAATGATGCTGAATTTGAAGTACATCACATTGGAAAAGAAGTATTTAAAGAACACGACAGACATTATATAGTCAGCCGTGAAGGTAGGTTTGGTAAAGTTTTAAAAAGTGGTACTATTTCTATCGGTGATTCAGTATCTATAATCAAATAA
- a CDS encoding NERD domain-containing protein gives MIGYIVFLMLIFSFMLLAVLVAKFGPLYIRFKKSSYESISGNDFLHIMRDKGSYGEFLIFEILESVEIHHRVLANLYVPKADGSTTEIDLVMICEYGLFVFESKNYSGWIFGKEREKEWTQTFGKGKKYKFFNPIWQNKAHINALKNTLKVENDDLLKSYIVFSERCKLKKIDIDTPGIVILKRSVLKRRIQKDFDQMSSQYNLGQIERLYSKLCQYVRADDSMKKNHINSVRKKQNIV, from the coding sequence ATGATTGGGTATATTGTTTTTTTGATGTTGATTTTTAGTTTCATGTTATTAGCTGTTTTGGTTGCTAAATTTGGACCTTTATACATTCGGTTTAAAAAATCATCGTATGAATCAATAAGTGGAAATGATTTTTTACATATAATGAGAGATAAAGGAAGTTATGGCGAATTTTTGATATTTGAGATTCTTGAATCTGTAGAAATACATCATAGAGTGTTGGCTAATCTATATGTTCCAAAAGCAGATGGGTCTACGACAGAAATAGATTTAGTAATGATATGTGAGTACGGATTATTTGTATTTGAATCGAAAAATTATAGTGGGTGGATATTTGGAAAAGAAAGAGAAAAAGAGTGGACGCAGACATTTGGTAAGGGAAAAAAATATAAATTTTTTAATCCAATATGGCAAAATAAGGCTCATATAAATGCGTTGAAAAATACATTAAAAGTAGAAAATGATGATTTATTGAAATCATATATAGTATTTAGCGAAAGATGTAAATTAAAAAAAATAGACATAGATACACCAGGGATTGTTATATTAAAAAGAAGTGTACTAAAGAGAAGAATACAAAAGGACTTTGATCAAATGAGTTCGCAGTATAATCTAGGTCAAATTGAAAGATTATACTCAAAACTTTGCCAGTATGTCAGAGCGGATGATAGTATGAAAAAAAATCATATAAATAGCGTGAGAAAAAAACAAAATATAGTATAA
- a CDS encoding methyl-accepting chemotaxis protein, whose protein sequence is MKFREVIRNIFGKKDDGMSENQQNNYSKEVRELAIEVRKDAQAMADSAEEISLASEHSNQGIESIASEINVISDGIQKNSEVINSSMSYIEDLATGADKISQGTLEAMLTSEAVLEASEVGADKLKQAVEAINQVSESSMQVNKLMETLKESAHEMSSIVQVITGIADQTNLLALNAAIEAARAGESGKGFAVVADEVRKLAEESKKSADNITKLLGGIDDKIEHSYQAMDKERQLVQNSVNKVNETEKEFGEILDLVQKTTEKMEFILDATGKQAEATQSIKSDMETVSERTEESAASSSQISQNVQDQVATFEEIGASIESLSELAKHIKANTQKFQI, encoded by the coding sequence TTGAAGTTTAGGGAAGTTATACGTAATATATTTGGGAAAAAAGACGATGGAATGTCTGAGAATCAACAGAATAATTATTCAAAAGAGGTTAGGGAACTGGCAATTGAAGTAAGAAAAGATGCGCAGGCAATGGCTGATTCTGCTGAGGAAATATCTCTAGCTAGTGAACATTCAAATCAAGGCATTGAAAGTATTGCATCAGAAATCAATGTGATATCAGATGGAATTCAAAAGAATTCGGAAGTAATTAATTCATCTATGAGTTATATAGAGGATTTAGCAACTGGAGCGGATAAAATTTCACAAGGGACATTAGAAGCTATGCTTACAAGTGAAGCTGTGTTAGAAGCATCAGAAGTTGGAGCAGATAAATTGAAGCAAGCTGTTGAAGCTATTAATCAAGTTAGTGAATCATCTATGCAAGTAAACAAACTTATGGAAACATTGAAAGAATCAGCTCATGAGATGTCTAGTATAGTTCAGGTTATAACTGGTATAGCTGATCAAACTAATTTACTTGCGTTAAATGCGGCTATCGAAGCGGCTAGAGCAGGTGAGAGCGGAAAGGGATTTGCTGTAGTAGCTGATGAAGTTAGAAAATTAGCAGAAGAAAGTAAAAAATCAGCTGACAATATAACAAAATTATTAGGTGGAATAGATGATAAGATAGAGCATTCGTATCAAGCGATGGACAAAGAAAGACAATTAGTTCAAAATAGTGTAAATAAGGTAAATGAGACAGAAAAAGAATTTGGTGAAATCTTGGATTTAGTTCAGAAAACTACTGAGAAGATGGAATTTATACTAGATGCTACTGGAAAACAGGCAGAAGCTACTCAAAGTATAAAATCAGATATGGAAACTGTTTCGGAGAGAACAGAGGAAAGTGCAGCATCATCTAGCCAAATAAGTCAAAATGTGCAAGATCAAGTAGCGACATTTGAAGAAATTGGAGCTAGTATAGAGTCGCTAAGTGAACTTGCAAAGCATATAAAAGCGAATACGCAAAAATTTCAAATTTAG
- a CDS encoding AraC family transcriptional regulator encodes MYFKSNIHEELLLSKGFKACSNHSKYNSLGKLYVLNEAIGNGYFWIYTHENLFSIVIHDFYVHEDFCIKSDLAEYFSISYFESVSGEELNPYRKISAGCIKGFWSKAYPYQAVFHKKIPIKTIGIEFMPAFCDDFLKNKYPDDYINPRTALLSIDETRTFPEMIELLKQVEHYSGNGISAKLFYESKANEAMSMVYDYHLSNEKRKKIQLSSEDIRQLQNVASYINDHYAYEMPLSKLCNIACMGSTKLKQTFKAYHACTITEYIQQRRMSQAEHLLKQTELNSSQIALVVGYKSASRFSHLFKKSTGLSPTDYRRCANNKKI; translated from the coding sequence ATGTATTTCAAATCAAATATACACGAGGAATTACTATTATCAAAAGGTTTTAAGGCCTGCTCTAATCACTCAAAATACAACTCATTAGGTAAATTGTATGTTTTAAACGAAGCTATAGGTAATGGATATTTTTGGATTTATACACATGAAAATTTATTTTCTATAGTTATACATGACTTCTATGTTCATGAAGATTTTTGTATCAAATCTGATTTAGCTGAGTACTTTAGCATATCTTATTTCGAGTCAGTTTCTGGTGAAGAATTAAATCCATATAGAAAAATAAGCGCAGGATGCATAAAGGGATTCTGGTCAAAAGCATACCCTTATCAAGCTGTCTTCCATAAAAAAATACCTATAAAAACAATAGGTATCGAGTTTATGCCTGCTTTCTGCGATGATTTTCTAAAAAATAAATATCCTGACGATTACATCAATCCTAGAACTGCACTACTAAGCATTGATGAAACCAGAACGTTTCCAGAAATGATTGAGCTTCTAAAACAAGTTGAACATTATAGCGGTAATGGTATTTCTGCAAAATTATTTTATGAAAGTAAAGCAAATGAGGCTATGTCAATGGTATATGACTATCATTTATCTAATGAAAAAAGGAAAAAAATACAGCTATCAAGCGAAGATATAAGACAGCTTCAAAATGTAGCATCCTATATAAATGATCACTACGCATACGAAATGCCTCTATCAAAGCTGTGTAATATCGCTTGTATGGGTAGCACTAAGTTAAAGCAAACTTTTAAAGCCTACCACGCTTGTACTATAACTGAATATATACAACAAAGACGTATGAGCCAAGCTGAACATCTTTTGAAACAAACAGAACTAAATTCTAGTCAGATTGCCCTTGTGGTAGGATATAAAAGCGCCAGTAGATTTTCTCATCTATTTAAAAAAAGCACAGGTCTAAGTCCTACTGACTATAGACGCTGTGCTAATAATAAAAAAATATAG
- a CDS encoding ABC transporter ATP-binding protein/permease, which yields MKKKEASLFSRLIKYAGNYKGLFVLGIILSAASAILSLVPFLCIWFVVRDVFLHLSGEIEILELSGYGWTAVSFSIISIVLYFVALMCSHLTAFRVEKNMRRETMHKIVSLPLGFFKENTMGKLRKVIDDNASLTHSFLAHQLPDLSGVAMMPIIILAILFIFDWKLGLVSLSTLIFAALSLKKMLGEEGAKFMAHYMDALEEMNTSAVEYVRGIPVVKVFQQTVYSFKNFHKAIHEYSEFASDYAMNCRVPMIGFTLSINAPSFLLAPIGVLFIANVSDYKMFLLDLIFYMLFTPMLAVMMTKIMYSGENVMIAKQAVERIDSLLESKPLEVVNAVEDLRGHDIEFDSVEFSYPGQEQKVIDGISLKVTKGQTIALVGPSGGGKTTLANLAVRFWDVDKGSVKIGDVDVKNIDENTLMNEVAFVFQNSKLFKMSILENIRLGKPNASREEILKAAHAAQCDDILEKMPQGVDTIIGSEGVYLSGGEMQRVALARAILKDASIVILDEATAFADPENEHLIQKAFKSLVKDKTVLMIAHRLSSVKNVDNIVVIKDGKIAEQGKHDELLNKNAEYSKLWNEYQKSIAWKVGKEVRYA from the coding sequence GTGAAAAAGAAAGAAGCTTCTTTATTTTCAAGATTGATAAAATATGCGGGGAATTATAAAGGTTTGTTTGTCTTAGGAATAATTCTTTCTGCAGCAAGTGCAATTTTATCATTAGTGCCATTTTTATGTATATGGTTTGTGGTGAGAGATGTGTTTTTACACTTGAGTGGTGAAATAGAGATACTAGAGCTATCTGGTTATGGTTGGACAGCAGTCAGTTTTTCAATAATTAGCATAGTGCTATATTTCGTAGCTCTCATGTGTTCGCATCTTACAGCATTTAGAGTCGAAAAAAATATGAGAAGGGAAACAATGCACAAAATAGTGAGTTTGCCGCTTGGATTTTTTAAAGAGAATACAATGGGTAAATTAAGGAAAGTTATAGATGATAATGCAAGTCTTACACATAGCTTTTTGGCTCATCAGTTACCAGATTTATCAGGTGTAGCTATGATGCCTATAATTATATTAGCTATACTTTTCATATTTGATTGGAAACTGGGCTTAGTGAGTCTTTCAACATTGATATTTGCAGCTTTATCTTTGAAAAAAATGCTTGGTGAAGAGGGAGCTAAATTTATGGCTCATTATATGGATGCTTTGGAAGAGATGAACACATCTGCTGTTGAATACGTAAGAGGTATTCCGGTTGTAAAGGTTTTTCAGCAGACGGTTTATTCTTTTAAAAATTTTCATAAGGCAATACATGAATATAGTGAATTTGCATCTGATTATGCAATGAATTGTAGAGTACCTATGATTGGATTTACACTTAGCATAAATGCACCCTCTTTTTTATTAGCGCCAATAGGAGTACTGTTTATAGCTAATGTTTCAGATTACAAAATGTTTTTGTTAGATCTTATATTTTACATGCTATTTACACCTATGCTTGCAGTTATGATGACTAAAATAATGTATTCGGGTGAAAATGTAATGATAGCAAAACAAGCAGTAGAACGAATAGATAGTTTGCTAGAGTCGAAACCATTAGAAGTAGTAAATGCCGTAGAAGACTTACGTGGGCACGATATAGAATTTGATTCAGTAGAATTTTCATATCCAGGACAAGAACAAAAAGTTATAGATGGAATTAGTTTGAAAGTGACAAAAGGTCAAACTATAGCACTAGTAGGGCCATCGGGAGGCGGAAAAACTACACTTGCAAATTTGGCTGTTAGATTTTGGGATGTTGACAAGGGTAGTGTTAAAATAGGCGATGTAGATGTAAAAAATATAGATGAAAATACTCTCATGAATGAAGTTGCTTTTGTATTTCAAAATAGTAAATTGTTTAAAATGAGTATATTAGAAAATATAAGATTGGGAAAACCAAATGCTAGTCGTGAGGAGATATTGAAAGCGGCGCATGCAGCTCAATGTGATGATATCTTGGAAAAAATGCCGCAAGGAGTAGATACAATAATAGGTAGTGAAGGTGTTTATTTATCAGGGGGAGAAATGCAGAGAGTTGCACTCGCTAGAGCAATACTAAAAGATGCCTCAATTGTAATATTAGATGAAGCTACTGCATTTGCAGATCCAGAGAATGAGCATTTAATACAAAAAGCATTTAAGTCATTAGTCAAGGATAAAACTGTATTGATGATAGCTCACAGATTGTCATCGGTTAAAAATGTAGACAACATTGTAGTAATAAAAGATGGGAAAATAGCTGAACAAGGAAAACATGATGAGCTATTAAACAAAAATGCCGAGTATTCCAAACTTTGGAATGAATATCAGAAATCAATAGCATGGAAAGTTGGAAAGGAGGTTCGCTATGCGTAG
- a CDS encoding ABC transporter ATP-binding protein/permease, with protein sequence MRSWIQRKLALSEKGSIDLIKGGIYSALVNLAMMMPVGIFIYALNDWIKPLTGAGASSLNFTSVTILVLIAFVLNYFLHSIQYSTLFLSTYRECENLRVSLAEKLRSLPLSFFGEKDLSDLTNRLMGDCTTLEHAFSHAIPQLIGSIISTIVILVSLLLLDWRMGLAVFWVVPVSFLLLIASRRTQKKSKIEHHTAKASCADSIQEGFENIESIKAYGLQKWYTEDLDTKLDESEATQVKSELMAGVFVTSAQAILRLGLATVILVGGDLFVNGETALITYLIFLITASRIYDPLSTNLNNIAEVFHTELPIARMKEIEEYPVQLGTNSCDIKNYDIKFEKVNFSYDKEDEKVLKDVSFTAKQGEVTALVGPSGSGKSTAAKLAARFWDVQRGSIKLGDKEISSVEPETLLKNYTMVFQDVTLFNDSVMENIRLGKRSASDKEVLRAAKLARCDDFVSRMNEGYHTVIGENGSTLSGGERQRISIARAMLKDAPIILLDEATASLDVENETAIQSALSELIKDKTVLVVAHRMRTIENADKVVVLEDGKVKEQGHPEELMKRNGLYTHMVKLQKESV encoded by the coding sequence ATGCGTAGTTGGATTCAGAGAAAATTAGCACTCAGTGAAAAGGGGAGTATAGATTTAATCAAAGGTGGAATTTATAGTGCGCTTGTAAATTTAGCGATGATGATGCCTGTAGGTATATTTATTTATGCTCTGAATGATTGGATTAAACCGTTAACTGGAGCAGGTGCGAGCAGTTTGAATTTCACAAGTGTAACAATATTGGTTTTGATAGCATTTGTATTAAACTATTTTTTACATTCAATTCAATATTCAACATTGTTTTTGTCGACATATAGAGAGTGTGAAAATTTAAGAGTTAGCTTAGCAGAGAAATTAAGGTCACTGCCATTATCATTTTTTGGCGAAAAGGATTTATCAGATTTAACGAATAGACTGATGGGAGACTGTACTACACTTGAGCATGCTTTTTCTCATGCGATACCCCAGTTAATAGGATCAATTATATCCACTATAGTAATACTTGTCTCTCTGTTATTATTAGATTGGAGAATGGGGTTAGCAGTTTTTTGGGTAGTGCCAGTATCATTTTTGCTATTGATTGCATCTAGAAGAACACAGAAAAAATCAAAGATAGAGCATCATACAGCTAAAGCTTCGTGTGCAGATTCGATACAGGAGGGTTTTGAAAATATAGAAAGTATAAAAGCTTATGGTTTGCAAAAATGGTATACAGAAGATTTAGATACCAAATTGGACGAATCTGAGGCTACACAAGTTAAATCAGAACTTATGGCAGGAGTGTTTGTTACAAGTGCTCAGGCAATATTGAGATTAGGACTTGCAACAGTGATATTAGTTGGTGGAGATTTGTTTGTAAATGGAGAAACAGCGTTGATTACTTATTTGATATTTTTGATAACAGCGTCTAGGATATATGATCCGCTATCAACTAATTTAAATAATATAGCTGAAGTGTTCCATACAGAATTACCAATAGCTAGGATGAAAGAGATTGAAGAATATCCAGTTCAGCTAGGTACTAATTCGTGTGATATAAAAAACTATGATATAAAGTTTGAAAAGGTTAATTTTTCATACGACAAAGAGGATGAAAAAGTACTTAAAGATGTCTCATTTACGGCAAAACAAGGAGAAGTAACAGCATTAGTTGGACCATCAGGTAGTGGGAAGAGTACTGCTGCAAAACTCGCTGCTAGATTTTGGGACGTCCAAAGAGGTAGCATAAAACTTGGAGACAAGGAAATTTCAAGTGTCGAACCAGAAACACTGCTAAAAAATTATACTATGGTATTTCAAGACGTCACATTGTTTAATGATAGTGTGATGGAAAATATAAGACTAGGCAAGAGGTCAGCTAGTGACAAAGAAGTTTTAAGAGCTGCAAAACTTGCGAGGTGCGATGATTTTGTAAGTAGAATGAACGAAGGATATCATACTGTCATAGGAGAGAATGGATCTACATTATCTGGTGGAGAAAGACAGAGAATATCTATTGCTAGGGCAATGTTAAAAGATGCTCCAATAATACTATTAGATGAAGCAACAGCATCACTAGATGTTGAAAATGAGACGGCTATACAATCAGCATTAAGTGAGCTTATAAAAGACAAGACGGTTTTGGTAGTGGCGCATAGGATGAGAACTATAGAAAATGCTGATAAGGTAGTTGTTTTAGAAGATGGGAAGGTAAAAGAACAGGGGCACCCAGAGGAGCTTATGAAAAGAAATGGTCTTTATACTCATATGGTCAAACTTCAAAAGGAAAGTGTATAG
- a CDS encoding sugar phosphate isomerase/epimerase — MLKLGCLARFFNRYKDEVEFAKANGFDFMQLWYDNNGFSFHEDDENPIELINEFGFPTIIHAVLNINEFEEHIPKLREILKKLGHKELIIHPISDNSPIKEHSLDELIEQIDFALKELSKDDVVIYLENNSKLNPIFTETEEIEKMFGVHNNLEFLLDIAHIDGLDHLKAMVTAKKPKVLHIADKHFDILHEHLPIGDGEIDFETIFKDILINFDGKIVFEVVETDEDIVKSKNTIERIIKNS; from the coding sequence ATGTTAAAATTAGGATGTTTGGCAAGATTTTTTAACAGGTACAAAGATGAGGTTGAGTTTGCAAAAGCAAATGGATTTGACTTTATGCAATTGTGGTATGATAACAATGGTTTTAGCTTTCACGAAGATGATGAAAATCCTATAGAATTAATTAATGAATTTGGATTTCCAACTATAATACATGCAGTTCTAAATATAAATGAATTTGAAGAGCACATACCAAAACTTAGAGAAATACTGAAAAAATTGGGACATAAGGAACTTATAATACATCCCATATCAGACAATAGTCCTATAAAAGAGCATAGTTTAGATGAATTGATTGAGCAAATAGATTTTGCGCTTAAAGAGTTGTCAAAAGATGATGTTGTAATTTATTTGGAGAATAATAGTAAACTAAATCCTATCTTTACAGAGACTGAAGAGATTGAAAAAATGTTTGGGGTACACAACAATTTAGAGTTTTTGTTAGATATAGCACATATAGATGGATTGGATCATTTGAAAGCTATGGTAACAGCTAAAAAACCAAAAGTACTTCATATAGCAGACAAACATTTTGATATATTGCATGAACACCTTCCAATTGGAGATGGTGAGATTGATTTTGAAACTATATTTAAAGATATTTTGATAAATTTTGATGGGAAAATAGTATTTGAAGTAGTTGAAACGGATGAAGATATTGTTAAATCGAAGAATACGATTGAAAGAATTATAAAAAACAGTTAG